From the Desulfuromonas thiophila genome, the window CTTGAATTTGCTCCCCTGGTCGGGCAGAATTGATCCGCTGTTTCTTGGCGGCTATTGATGGCGGCGCAAAAACGCGCCAACGGTTGTGTTGCGGCCACCATCGCGCGGCTTCGCCTGATAGCGGTACGCCTCATGGCTTCGTCTTGTGCGCCTGGCGTGTGGCGCTTTTTGCCTCAGGCTAAAGACGGAGGTTTTGTGCGACTTCATCAGGTACTGGCTTGCTCGTGACATGAAATTTAAACAGCCCTCGTGGCACAGAAGGAGGTTGGACTATGGCCCTGGAATCCCTCAACCCGGCAACGGGTGAACTGCTGCAAACCTTTGACGAATGGAGTGACGCCCAGATTGACACCACTCTGGCGGCGGTTCATGCCGACTATCTGGCCTGGCGGATAACCTCCTTTGCTGAGCGCAAGGCCCTGATGCTGCGCGCCGCCGCCGTGCTGCGTCAGCAGCGCGATCTTTACGCCCGCCTGATGGCCGAGGAAATGGGCAAGCCGGTGGTGGAGGGCCGGGCGGAGATAGAAAAATGCGCCCTGGTCTGTGAATACTACGCCGAAAACGCGGAAAAGATGCTGGCGCCGGAACCCATTGCCAGTGATGCCGGCACCTCCTATGTGGCCTTTCGGCCCCAGGGCATTGTGCTGGCGGTGATGCCGTGGAATTTTCCCTTCTGGCAGGTTTTCCGTTTTGCCGCACCGGCGCTGATGGCCGGCAATGCCGGGGTGCTCAAGCATGCCTCCAACGTGCCGCGTTGTGCCCTGGCTATTGAGCAGGTGTTTGTCGAGGCGGGCTTCCCGGCCAACCTGTTCCGTAGCCTGATGATCGGTTCGGCCAAGGTCAACCGGGTGATCGAGAGCCCGCTGGTGGTGGCCACCACCCTCACCGGCAGCGATATCGCCGGTCGCAAGGTGGCCGAGAAATCGGGCGCCATGCTCAAGAAATCGGTGATGGAACTGGGCGGCAGCGATCCCTTTATCGTGCTGGAAGACGCCGATCTTGACGAGGCCGCCGCCGTTGGTGTCAAGGCCCGCTGCATCAATTCGGGGCAGAGCTGTATTGCGGCCAAGCGTTTTATTGTGGTGGAGGCAGTGTACGAGGCCTTTCTGGAGCGGTTCCGCCGTAACATGGCCGCGCTGCAGGTGGGTGATCCGCTGGATGAGCGCACCCAGGTGGGGCCGCAGGCGCGCGAGGATCTGATGCACGAACTGCATGCTCAGGTGCAGGCCTCGGTGGCGGCTGGCGCCCGCATTGAGCTGGGTGGTGAGCCCCTCGGCCAGGGGGCCTTCTATCCGCCGACCATTCTCGCCGGCGTCTGCAAGGGGATGCCGGCCTACAGCGAGGAGTTCTTTGGCCCGGTCGCCATTTTTATCCGGGTGAAGGATGCCGCTGAGGCTCTGCTGGTCGCCAATGATACCGAGTTTGGCCTGGGCGGCTCGGTCTGGACGCGTGATCGCTCGCGCGGTGAGGTTCTGGCCGGTCAGATTCGTGCCGGCGCCGTATTTGTTAATGGCATGGTCAAAAGCGATCCCCGCCTGCCGTTTGGTGGTGTCGGCATCTCGGGATTCGGCCGGGAGTTGTCGCATTACGGCATCAAGGAGTTCGTCAACATTCAGACGGTGTGGATCAAGTAGTCGGCAGCCGCCCGTTTCTGTTCCAATAAAAAAAGCACCCTGTCATGGCGGGGTGCTTTTTTTATTGGAATTGCGCTGCGGTTCGGC encodes:
- a CDS encoding NAD-dependent succinate-semialdehyde dehydrogenase, with translation MALESLNPATGELLQTFDEWSDAQIDTTLAAVHADYLAWRITSFAERKALMLRAAAVLRQQRDLYARLMAEEMGKPVVEGRAEIEKCALVCEYYAENAEKMLAPEPIASDAGTSYVAFRPQGIVLAVMPWNFPFWQVFRFAAPALMAGNAGVLKHASNVPRCALAIEQVFVEAGFPANLFRSLMIGSAKVNRVIESPLVVATTLTGSDIAGRKVAEKSGAMLKKSVMELGGSDPFIVLEDADLDEAAAVGVKARCINSGQSCIAAKRFIVVEAVYEAFLERFRRNMAALQVGDPLDERTQVGPQAREDLMHELHAQVQASVAAGARIELGGEPLGQGAFYPPTILAGVCKGMPAYSEEFFGPVAIFIRVKDAAEALLVANDTEFGLGGSVWTRDRSRGEVLAGQIRAGAVFVNGMVKSDPRLPFGGVGISGFGRELSHYGIKEFVNIQTVWIK